One part of the Dioscorea cayenensis subsp. rotundata cultivar TDr96_F1 chromosome 2, TDr96_F1_v2_PseudoChromosome.rev07_lg8_w22 25.fasta, whole genome shotgun sequence genome encodes these proteins:
- the LOC120278286 gene encoding type IV inositol polyphosphate 5-phosphatase 11-like isoform X1: MYCWRYKGRLFTFVEGYRNEDMGNYNSCHCLQRRSSKPKDQRMDLIGHGQISHSGIKAVSLQKNCKFSSSPSSVLCLCIVTWNMNGKLSTKDFIELVGKEPRFDLLAIGLQEAPRQNIAQLLQSALTETHSLLGEATMQSLQLFLFGPKNSEIHMKEVKIDKHAVGGYGGLRGRKKGAVAIYINFNGVRMIFVCCHLSAHEHKVEKRNSQCRHISEKLFSKDRNPYSRPSHLTVWLGDLNYRIHGISTLPVRSLIQRNLLSLLTSKDQLLQEAERGQVFNGFCEGTLSFKPTYKYNIGSSDYDTSYKIRIPSWTDRILFKVDSGAGIDAVLRSYESIDCINSSDHKPVRAHLCLKMNNVQMPV, encoded by the exons ATGTATTGTTGGAGATATAAGGGTCGTTTGTTCACCTTTGTGGAAGGATACAGAAACGAAGACATGGGAAATTATAACAGTTGTCATTGTTTACA GAGAAGATCGAGTAAACCGAAGGATCAGAGGATGGATTTGATTGGGCATGGTCAAATAAGCCATAGCGGCATCAAGGCAGTCAGTCTTCAGAAAAATTGCAAGTTCTCTTCATCTCCCAGCTCTGTTCTTTGCTTGTGCATAGTAACATGGAACATGAATGGAAAG CTGTCCACCAAAGACTTCATTGAGCTAGTTGGCAAGGAACCGAGGTTTGATCTCTTAGCAATTGGATTACAAGAAGCTCCAAGGCAGAATATTGCTCAACTTTTGCAATCGGCTCTCACTGAAACTCACAG TCTGCTAGGAGAAGCTACTATGCAAtctcttcaattatttttatttggccCCAAAAACTCGGAAATCCACATGAAAG aggtGAAGATTGATAAGCATGCTGTCGGAGGTTATGGTGGCTTGAGAGGGAGAAAAAAGGGGGCTGTAGCCATTTATATCAACTTCAACGGTGTGCGAATGATCTTCGTTTGCTGCCATCTTTCAG CTCATGAACACAAGGTGGAGAAGAGGAACTCGCAATGCAGACACATTTCTGAGAAACTCTTCTCCAAAGACAGAAATCCGTATTCAAGGCCTTCGCATCTTACAGTCTGGCTCGGAGATCTTAATTACAGAATACATGGAATTAGCACACTGCCTGTCAGAAGCTTGATTCAGAGAAACCTCCTCAGT TTGCTCACAAGCAAAGATCAACTGCTACAAGAGGCTGAAAGAGGACAAGTATTCAATGGATTTTGTGAGGGGACCTTATCTTTCAAGCCTACCTACAAATACAATATAGGAAGCAGTGACTATGATACAAGTTACAAG ATCAGAATACCTTCCTGGACGGACAGGATCTTGTTCAAGGTTGATAGCGGAGCGGGAATCGACGCTGTTCTACGTTCATACGAATCAATAGATTGTATTAATAGCTCTGACCACAAACCTGTGAGAGCTCATCTTTGCTTAAAGATGAACAATGTACAGATGCCAGTATAA
- the LOC120277550 gene encoding uncharacterized protein LOC120277550, producing the protein MSKDLKDSKVTIASYANVSVKIKVEEAEGEEEEYDKGQNCVNSDVQRHDSGNIIAERHSRKILGPFRKRLTRNVRGKPLLSIHRARLSSLLMKLTKMHSWKEASGVVSILLKGTPRGYSLIDDDRSFLVAMELHRQFKSTSHYQTKIRQLFEIRMDRLIWAKKCPYKKPSIQLELALFYISQGNIQEAHNITKSLVQGSSVIDPKVNLIHGLILYQLWYSSLPGEMQIKGFNNQMAFDTHNMPSNGCDETEIFESSNDHYAIYNKNSNTSSRFASESSVGNGKVFPGCWSDAKKKPFQDASPTPLFYMERSEENSVPGVPDTVHRFLNKSIFFAHDKLDASLLPLKLKHSSIICEDFIHSHRRSINEYYEDAVKNLQLALHSTPPLFAALLPLVQILLLGDRVGEAFNELEEFSCDRDIVLVYRIKARLLECFCSNQASLISSCYENVLRRDPTCSYSLERLIKMHKIGSYSTFPLLEMIVLNLDATPGNVNVWGELASCFLKLVMTMNGDYEDCNSTNERSIKDASHKNIPKAFEERHTRESWKLRCRWWATHHFSRKAYMQDLQAGALKLLASKAACASHLYGPRCEFVVHVLSSLRKEDSIDQITVLSQHILNSMKLAHLLSDAIIL; encoded by the exons ATGTCCAAGGATTTGAAAG ATAGTAAGGTTACAATAGCTTCTTATGCAAATGTTTCTGTGAAGATTAAGGTAGAGGAAGCAGAAGGGGAAGAGGAAGAATATGATAAAGGCCAAAATTGTGTGAATAGTGATGTCCAAAGACATGATTCTGGTAATATTATTGCTGAAAGGCATTCAAGGAAAATCCTTGGCCCTTTCAGGAAAAGATTGACTAGAAATGTTAGAGGGAAACCTTTACTTAGTATACACAGGGCTAGGTTGAGTAGTTTGCTTATGAAGTTGACGAAGATGCATAGTTGGAAGGAGGCCAGTGGTGTCGTAAGCATCCTGTTAAAAGGGACCCCTCGTGGTTACTCGCTGATTGACGATGACAGAAGTTTCTTG GTTGCTATGGAGCTTCATAGGCAGTTCAAAAGCACAAGCCATTACCAAACAAAAATCAGGCAGTTATTTGAAATAAGAATGGATAGGCTTATCTGGGCAAAAAAGTGCCCATATAAG AAGCCCTCAATTCAGCTGGAGTTGGCTCTTTTCTATATTTCACAAGGAAATATCCAAGAAGCTCACAACATTACAAAATC CCTGGTTCAAGGTTCTTCTGTCATTGACCCAAAAGTAAACCTGATACACGGGCTGATATTGTATCAACTTTGGTATTCTAGTCTTCCTGGAGAGATGCAGATCAAGGGCTTTAACAATCAGATGGCATTTGATACCCATAACATGCCAtccaatggatgtgatgaaactGAAATATTCGAAAGTTCAAATGATCATTATGCTATTTATAACAAGAATAGCAATACCTCTTCTAGATTTGCTTCTGAAAGCTCAGTTGGCAATGGCAAGGTTTTTCCTGGTTGCTGGTCTGATGCCAAAAAGAAACCATTTCAAGATGCTTCACCAACCCCTCTATTCTATATGGAGAGATCTGAAGAAAACAGTGTTCCTGGGGTTCCTGATACTGTTCATAGGTTCTTGAATAAGTCCATTTTCTTTGCACATG ACAAGTTGGATGCAAGTTTACTGCCTTTAAAGCTGAAGCACTCAAGCATCATCTGTGAAGACTTCATTCACTCACATAGAAGGTCCATTAATGAATATTATGAGGATGCTGTGAAGAATTTGCAGCTTGCTCTTCATTCAACTCCTCCCTTATTTGCAGCCTTACTGCCTCTAGTACAG ATTCTCTTGCTTGGTGATCGAGTTGGAGAAGCATTTAATGAACTTGAAGAATTTTCCTGTGATAGAGATATAGTGCTTGTTTACAG AATAAAGGCTAGACTTTTGGAGTGCTTTTGTAGCAACCAAGCTAGTTTGATATCTAGCTGCTATGAGAATGTCTTGAGGAGGGATCCTACTTGTAGTTATTCTTTGGAAAGGCTGATCAAGATGCACAAAATTG GAAGCTACAGTACATTCCCACTTTTAGAGATGATTGTTCTAAACCTGGATGCCACCCCTGGGAATGTTAATGTGTGGGGAGAACTTGCTTCATGCTTTCTCAAGCTTGTAATGACCATGAATGGTGATTACGAAGATTGTAACTCAACTAATGAAAGAAGTATAAAAGATGCTTCACATAAGAATATTCCAAAAGCATTTGAGGAGAGACATACAAGGGAATCATGGAAACTTCGTTGTAGGTGGTGGGCAACACACCATTTTAGCAGGAAAGCCTATATGCAGGATCTTCAAGCTG GTGCTTTGAAACTCTTGGCATCAAAAGCTGCCTGCGCATCTCACTTGTATGGTCCCAGGTGTGAATTTGTTGTGCATGTTCTTAGCAGCCTAAGAAAGGAAGATAGTATTGACCAGATCACAGTCTTAAGCCAACACATTCTGAACTCGATGAAGTTGGCTCATCTCTTGAGTGATGCAATTATTCTGTAA
- the LOC120278270 gene encoding BTB/POZ domain-containing protein At3g50780-like: MMAEYKVRKVEPGQTKIRDVPIAVTPEGFWCCPSQVVFQKTIKNQSQQTKQRPENPPATSKSSSKKLSSPSSPETRVQPSPSRSRVSSEDQKCLNSSTSASSPPVTSEGTLKPNGESHQRKISVGFGQPETSDLKVNLSGKEGIIVKMSVHSNILSEKSNFFSDKLSGQSPVSCIEIDDCEDVEIYVEAVGLMYCKEMKQRLMKQSVPRVLRILEAAKSLGFSACIKSCLEYLEAVPWVGEEEENVIASVTHIKSDTYGISSILKRVSSDISNPPNATFSRIMEMVLKSNDERGRREMKSLMLKLLKENSLLTNGSADICVETLYNSCQSCLTSLLASFRQAAEPGFLDDKSLGCKDPIMQQIVLEADNLLWLLEILADRRVADEFALMWATQAELAKLHPRLPIVSRHLVSCITARLFVGIGKGEMLPPKDTRQLLLHVWLQPLIEDYNWLQHGCRSFDRKVVEEGIGRTILTLPLDDQQSILLSWLGSFLKVGDSCPNLQRAFEVWWRRTFIRPFMEQQGARLRSDRN, from the exons atgaTGGCAGAGTATAAAGTTAGAAAGGTTGAGCCTGGGCAGACAAAGATCAGAGATGTTCCTATTGCTGTGACTCCAGAAGGGTTCTGGTGTTGTCCCTCCCAAGTTGTTTTCCAGAAGACCATCAAGAACCAAAGTcagcaaacaaaacaaaggcCAGAGAATCCACCTGCAACATCCAAGTCTTCCTCTAAGAAATTGTCAAGCCCGTCGTCCCCTGAAACTAGAGTGCAGCCCTCACCATCAAGATCTAGAGTTAGTTCTGAAGATCAGAAATGCTTGAATTCCAGCACTTCTGCTAGTAGTCCACCAGTGACTTCAGAAGGAACACTGAAACCAAATGGTGAGAGCCATCAGAGAAAGATATCAGTCGGCTTTGGACAGCCTGAAACCAGTGATTTGAAGGTGAATTTGTCTGGGAAAGAGGGGATCATTGTTAAAATGAGTGTTCACAGCAATATTCTTTCAGAGAAAAGCAACTTCTTTTCAGATAAGCTTTCTGGACAATCTCCGGTATCCTGCATTGAAATAGATGATTGTGAGGATGTGGAGATCTATGTTGAGGCTGTGGGACTGATGTATTGCAAAGAAATGAAACAGAGGCTAATGAAGCAAAGTGTTCCTCGTGTGCTCCGCATACTTGAG GCTGCAAAGTCCCTTGGATTCAGTGCATGTATCAAGTCATGTCTGGAATACTTAGAAGCAGTTCCTtgggttggagaagaagaagaaaatgtgaTTGCGTCAGTTACACATATTAAATCTGATACTTATGGGATCAGCTCGATACTGAAAAGGGTATCTTCTGATATCTCTAACCCCCCTAATGCTACCTTTTCCCGTATAATGGAAAtggtgctcaagagcaatgatgaGAGAGGTCGGCGTGAGATGAAATCCTTAATGCTGAAGCTTCTAAAGGAAAACAGCCTTTTGACTAATGGCTCAGCAGACATTTGTGTTGAGACATTGTACAATTCTTGCCAAAGTTGTCTGACTTCACTATTAGCCTCATTTCGGCAAGCAGCTGAACCTGGGTTCTTAGATGATAAATCTTTAGGATGCAAAGATCCTATCATGCAGCAGATAGTTCTGGAGGCTGATAATCTATTGTGGTTACTTGAGATTCTAGCAGACAGGCGTGTTGCAGATGAGTTTGCATTGATGTGGGCTACTCAAGCAGAGTTGGCTAAATTACACCCAAGACTGCCTATTGTGTCACGCCACCTTGTTAGCTGTATCACTGCCAGGCTTTTCGTTGGGATAGGCAAAGGAGAAATGCTTCCACCAAAGGATACTCGCCAGCTACTGTTACATGTATGGCTGCAGCCACTGATCGAAGACTACAACTGGTTGCAGCATGGTTGCAGATCATTTGATCGGAAGGTTGTGGAGGAAGGAATTGGTCGAACAATTCTGACACTTCCTCTGGATGACCAGCAGAGTATTTTGCTCTCATGGTTAGGTAGTTTCCTGAAGGTCGGTGACAGCTGCCCGAACCTTCAAAGAGCCTTTGAGGTCTGGTGGAGGAGGACTTTCATAAGGCCTTTCATGGAACAACAGGGGGCTCGGTTGCGATCAGATAGAAATTGA
- the LOC120276346 gene encoding zinc finger BED domain-containing protein RICESLEEPER 2-like, whose protein sequence is MVGASDTEPITTEAQPASKRRRKKSLVWEHFTIEAVAGGCTRACCKLCKQTFAYSSGTKIAGTSHLKRHIALGSCPKIKNQDKKQLMLPGTQTDGNATDPPKRRYRRSSWNSALFEQDSSCVNLAKMIILHEYPLHIVEHHGFVSFAQSLQPRFRMASVNDIEGEILSVYQKEKQSLMQILGNLPGRFSLTISLWTTSQTLGYVCLSGQFIDGEWRLHRRMLNFMMVSSPHSENALSEAIGICLSDWNMQTKLFTITLDNNCSSHDIYSANLRDHLTNKNSLMLKGQLFVVRCYAHILNVVAQDVMASIHGIIYNIRESVKFIKASPAREEKFAEIALQLEIFSTNNLCLDVATQWNTTYLMLVAALDYKQAFACLETCDDSYNEAPSAEDWKKVDIVCSFLKLLYDSANVIMLAADPTANIFFQEAWKIQVELINATRNEDATVSGIAKEMHEKFDKYWKDCSLILAIAVVMDPRFKLKLVEFSFSKIYGEDAARYVKLVNDAIHELYLEYVAQPLPLTPAYVEQEGDTNVTNGNNDNNQSTITVSAGDGLLDFDIFISETAVTQHTKSELDQYLEEALVPRIQEFDILNWWKLNNLKYPTLSRMARDVLAIPVSMVSQGSSIFAAGTGSCMLDEYRSSLRPDIVEALFCAKDWLQFAPPVAEPSSTAIVKMEF, encoded by the coding sequence ATGGTAGGAGCCAGTGATACGGAGCCAATAACTACGGAAGCACAACCGGCTTCAAAGCGCAGGCGAAAGAAGTCATTAGTCTGGGAGCATTTTACTATTGAGGCTGTGGCTGGTGGTTGTACTCGGGCTTGTTGCAAATTGTGCAAGCAAACCTTCGCCTATAGTAGTGGTACAAAGATAGCAGGTACCAGCCATCTGAAAAGGCACATTGCGTTGGGTTcctgtccaaaaataaaaaatcaagacaagAAGCAACTTATGCTCCCTGGTACACAAACTGATGGGAATGCAACTGATCCACCCAAAAGGCGTTACAGACGTTCCAGCTGGAATAGTGCACTGTTTGAACAGGACAGTAGCTGTGTCAATCTGGCAAAGATGATAATTTTGCATGAGTATCCACTTCACATAGTTGAACACCATGGTTTCGTATCTTTTGCTCAAAGCCTTCAGCCTCGGTTCAGGATGGCAAGCGTCAATGATATTGAAGGCGAAATCTTGTCAGTTTATCAGAAGGAAAAGCAAAGCCTCATGCAGATATTAGGGAACCTGCCAGGAAGATTCAGCCTCACCATTAGCCTTTGGACTACCAGTCAGACACTTGGATATGTATGTTTATCCGGACAGTTTATTGATGGTGAGTGGAGGTTGCACAGAAGAATGCTCAACTTCATGATGGTGTCTTCTCCGCATTCTGAGAATGCTCTTAGTGAGGCCATTGGGATATGTCTTTCAGATTGGAATATGCAGACCAAATTATTTACTATCACTCTGGATAACAACTGCTCTTCGCATGACATTTACAGCGCAAATCTCAGAGACCATCTGACCAACAAGAACTCACTGATGCTCAAGGGTCAGCTATTTGTTGTTCGCTGCTATGCCCATATACTGAATGTTGTTGCTCAAGATGTGATGGCTTCGATTCATGGGATCATCTACAACATCCGTGAAAGTGTGAAGTTTATTAAGGCTTCACCTGCACGCGAAGAAAAATTTGCTGAGATTGCTCTGCAGCTTGAAATCTTCAGCACAAATAACCTGTGTCTTGATGTTGCCACCCAGTGGAACACCACATACCTCATGCTTGTGGCTGCATTGGATTACAAACAAGCCTTTGCTTGTTTGGAAACATGTGATGATAGTTACAATGAGGCACCGTCAGCTGAGGACTGGAAGAAAGTGGACATTGTTTGCTCATTCCTTAAGCTCCTCTATGACTCTGCAAATGTTATTATGTTGGCAGCGGATCCAACCGCAAACATTTTCTTCCAGGAAGCATGGAAGATTCAAGTAGAGCTGATCAATGCCACAAGAAATGAGGATGCTACGGTGAGTGGCATTGCCAAGGAGATGCACGAAAAGTTTGACAAATATTGGAAAGATTGCAGCCTCATCTTGGCGATTGCAGTAGTGATGGATCCTCGGTTTAAATTAAAACTGGTGGAGTTTAGTTTCTCCAAAATATACGGTGAAGATGCTGCTAGGTATGTCAAGTTGGTCAATGATGCCATACATGAGCTCTACCTTGAATACGTCGCCCAGCCACTTCCCTTGACCCCAGCTTATGTAGAACAAGAAGGTGACACCAACGTCACCAATGGCAATAATGACAACAACCAATCAACAATCACGGTTTCTGCAGGAGATGGACTACTTGATTTCGATATTTTTATATCTGAAACTGCAGTTACTCAGCATACCAAGTCTGAACTTGATCAATATCTAGAGGAGGCCCTTGTCCCACGAATCCAAGAGTTTGACATCTTGAACTGGTGGAAGCTGAACAATCTCAAGTATCCGACATTGTCCAGGATGGCACGGGATGTCTTAGCTATACCAGTGTCCATGGTCAGTCAAGGCTCCTCAATATTTGCAGCAGGGACCGGAAGCTGTATGCTTGATGAGTACCGGAGTTCATTACGCCCAGACATTGTGGAGGCTCTTTTCTGTGCAAAAGATTGGCTGCAGTTTGCGCCACCTGTAGCAGAACCATCATCAACGGCCATTGTCAAGATGGAATTTTAA
- the LOC120279644 gene encoding transmembrane protein 220 codes for MSTSQSLLFSSCSAMMGLLFAYSASVQLNDPDWYFWIPLYAIASIVNLLQRKFNQLTRFVLWSGLLLFIKVMIEGHVYGLANLWSMDMRKRVVREKVGSGLVVASMTLHLKASQISKLFVTLGMAGLVALSYGFSLYFFVLTKDNMMFV; via the exons ATGTCAACAAGTCAATCTCTCTTGTTCTCATCTTGTTCTGCAATGATGGGCTTACTTTTTGCTTATTCTGCATCAGTTCAGCTAAATGATCCTG attggTATTTTTGGATTCCACTATATGCTATTGCCTCTATTGTCAATCTCCTGCAAAGAAAGTTCAATCAACTAACAAGGTTTGTTCTCTGGAGTGGGTTACTCCTGTTCATAAAGGTCATGATAGAAGGACATGTGTATGGACTTGCTAACCTCTGGTCCATGGACATGAGAAAAAGAGTGGTGAGAGAGAAGGTTGGGAGTGGATTGGTGGTGGCCTCCATGACTCTCCATTTGAAAGCTTCTCAAATTTCAAAGCTGTTTGTCACATTAG GGATGGCAGGACTGGTGGCCTTGAGCTATGGATTTTCCCTCTATTTCTTTGTCCTCACTAAAGATAATATGatgtttgtttga
- the LOC120279305 gene encoding agamous-like MADS-box protein AGL61, whose product MVKKKSSMGRQKIEIKKIENEEARQVTFSKRRTGLFKKASELSILCGAEVGLVVFSPAGKAFSFGHPSVDIVTDRFLAGAGTPIGLDNRRGASIRELNRQYTELLSSVEAEKKKKDGMDQLLNGERNGKPFWWDSNLEVLGVEDLQEFQKALNGLRNNVSRKAEMILFEESMRNKTMFSVGNNINLAAVNNLNANPFGVKNEGTVCAGGVPPYAPFVEYGFNLFGPLNHN is encoded by the coding sequence ATGGTGAAGAAGAAGTCAAGCATGGGACGTCAAAAGATAGAGATAAAGAAGATTGAAAATGAGGAGGCAAGGCAGGTGACCTTCTCCAAACGCAGGACAGGGCTTTTCAAGAAGGCCAGTGAGTTGTCCATACTTTGTGGAGCTGAAGTTGGGCTTGTTGTCTTCTCTCCGGCTGGCAAGGCCTTCTCTTTTGGCCACCCTTCTGTTGACATAGTCACTGACCGTTTCCTCGCCGGAGCAGGAACACCAATAGGCCTGGACAACCGCCGTGGAGCCAGCATCCGTGAGCTCAACCGGCAATATACTGAACTCTTGAGTTCAGTGGAggctgagaagaagaagaaggatgggatGGATCAGTTGCTGAATGGGGAGAGGAATGGGAAACCATTCTGGTGGGACTCTAATCTGGAAGTTCTGGGAGTAGAGGACCTGCAAGAGTTTCAGAAAGCACTGAATGGATTGAGGAACAATGTTTCAAGGAAAGCtgagatgattttgtttgaagAATCAATGAGGAACAAGACGATGTTTTCGGTCGGTAATAATATAAATCTTGCTGCAGTTAATAACCTTAATGCCAATCCTTTCGGTGTTAAGAATGAAGGAACAGTTTGTGCTGGTGGTGTTCCTCCTTATGCTCCTTTTGTTGAATATGGCTTCAATCTCTTTGGTCCTctcaatcataattaa
- the LOC120278254 gene encoding BEL1-like homeodomain protein 4, translating into MSQSYQHGILSNFSDEYARRDKLRVQQGFNHIPNLLVPVLQAGQDQDQQIQNIYESPPPPSGAGNMLSEMFNYSSSAASDVLLASQVPVSFRQRPTGNNIGSFSGVGVGGGGGGENWYGIMNSGSGLNSIDEQPTQHVFFMKGSPPSAHDHLHNHESSTFPMVSFGEASYSSGGVVEGQGLSLSLAGDNHRGPIGLMNVLRGSKFVRPTKELLEEFCSVGRGKLKSSGRNRVGHGSISNPNPNPNPNSSACSSSSSKDVVVPPLSPADRFEHQRKKAKLLSMLDEVDRRYNHYCDQMQMVVNSFDAVMGYGSATPYTALAQKAMSRHFRCLKDAVSAQLKQICEFLGDKSAGGGGSGITKGETPRLKLLDQNLRRQRAFHHLGMMEQEAWRPQRGLPERSVNVLRAWLFEHFLHPYPSDADKHLLARQTGLSRNQVSNWFINARVRLWKPMVEEMYQHEAKDHEECDDKERSIEERQQRAQSPTQHHHQQQHNTEKPETNALESDISSHSQGPTSISFHQHHHHGHHGHHHRSSSDDAILATSELDVHGVPGDDMFRLAAVYGGVANALVAGDVSLTLGLRHAGNGSSAKPENNRPFALRDCGG; encoded by the exons ATGTCCCAAAGTTATCAGCATGGCATCCTTAGCAACTTCTCCGATGAGTATGCTCGGAGAGACAAACTAAGGGTGCAGCAAGGATTCAATCATATTCCTAATCTACTTGTTCCAGTACTACAAGCAGGCCAAGATCAGGACCAacaaattcaaaacatatacGAGTCACCGCCACCGCCATCCGGCGCCGGCAACATGCTATCGGAGATGTTCAACTATTCATCATCAGCTGCCAGTGATGTACTTCTTGCCAGCCAAGTTCCTGTGAGCTTCAGACAGAGGCCAACCGGTAACAATATCGGCAGTTTCTCCGGTGTtggtgttggtggtggtggtggtggtgaaaATTGGTATGGTATCATGAACAGCGGAAGTGGCCTCAACTCAATTGATGAACAACCTACAcaacatgtattttttatgaaagGTTCACCTCCTAGTGCTCATGATCATCTCCACAACCATGAGAGCTCTACTTTTCCGATGGTTTCGTTCGGCGAAGCATCGTATAGCAGTGGTGGAGTAGTGGAAGGTCAGGGTTTATCCTTATCATTGGCTGGTGATAATCACCGAGGTCCGATTGGTTTGATGAACGTGCTTAGAGGATCAAAGTTTGTGAGACCTACAAAAGAGCTGCTTGAAGAGTTTTGTAGTGTGGGAAGAGGCAAGCTTAAGAGTAGTGGAAGAAACAGAGTTGGTCATGGCTCTatctcaaaccctaaccctaaccctaaccctaattccagtgcttgttcttcttcttcttcaaaggaTGTTGTTGTTCCTCCCTTGTCTCCTGCTGACAGGTTTGAACACCAGAGGAAGAAGGCCAAGCTACTCTCCATGCTTGATGag GTGGACAGGAGATACAATCACTACTGTGACCAAATGCAAATGGTAGTGAACTCTTTTGATGCAGTGATGGGCTATGGTTCAGCAACACCATACACTGCACTAGCTCAAAAGGCGATGTCGAGGCATTTCAGGTGTCTCAAAGACGCGGTGTCGGCACAATTGAAGCAGATATGTGAGTTCCTCGGCGATAAATCAGCGGGCGGTGGTGGTTCCGGCATCACTAAAGGAGAGACACCACGGCTTAAGCTTCTTGATCAAAACCTTAGACGGCAGAGAGCTTTTCACCATTTGGGCATGATGGAACAAGAAGCCTGGAGACCTCAGAGAGGATTGCCTGAACGTTCTGTCAATGTCTTGAGAGCTTGGCTTTTTGAACACTTCCTCCATCC GTACCCAAGTGATGCAGACAAGCACTTGTTGGCTAGGCAGACAGGCTTATCAAGAAATCAG GTATCAAACTGGTTCATAAACGCAAGAGTTAGATTATGGAAACCAATGGTGGAGGAGATGTATCAACATGAGGCCAAGGATCATGAGGAGTGTGATGATAAGGAGAGGAGCATTGAAGAAAGGCAACAAAGAGCACAATCACCAACacagcatcatcatcaacaacaacataaCACTGAGAAGCCTGAAACCAATGCATTAGAAAGTGACATCTCCTCCCACTCTCAGGGACCAACGTCCATTTCCTTtcaccaacaccaccaccacgGCCACCACGGCCACCACCACCGGTCTAGCTCAGACGATGCAATACTTGCCACCTCTGAGCTTGACGTGCATGGAGTTCCCGGCGATGACATGTTTCGCTTAGCTGCCGTGTATGGTGGTGTTGCTAATGCACTTGTCGCCGgagatgtgtcactcactctcgGCCTCCGCCATGCCGGGAATGGTTCCTCAGCAAAGCCGGAGAATAACCGGCCGTTTGCTCTCAGGGATTGTGGAGGTTAG
- the LOC120278286 gene encoding type IV inositol polyphosphate 5-phosphatase 11-like isoform X2: MYSHDSIIMKMKVSSNCRRRSSKPKDQRMDLIGHGQISHSGIKAVSLQKNCKFSSSPSSVLCLCIVTWNMNGKLSTKDFIELVGKEPRFDLLAIGLQEAPRQNIAQLLQSALTETHSLLGEATMQSLQLFLFGPKNSEIHMKEVKIDKHAVGGYGGLRGRKKGAVAIYINFNGVRMIFVCCHLSAHEHKVEKRNSQCRHISEKLFSKDRNPYSRPSHLTVWLGDLNYRIHGISTLPVRSLIQRNLLSLLTSKDQLLQEAERGQVFNGFCEGTLSFKPTYKYNIGSSDYDTSYKIRIPSWTDRILFKVDSGAGIDAVLRSYESIDCINSSDHKPVRAHLCLKMNNVQMPV, encoded by the exons ATGTACTCTCATGACTCTATCATCATGAAAATGAAAGTTTCTTCAAATTGCAG GAGAAGATCGAGTAAACCGAAGGATCAGAGGATGGATTTGATTGGGCATGGTCAAATAAGCCATAGCGGCATCAAGGCAGTCAGTCTTCAGAAAAATTGCAAGTTCTCTTCATCTCCCAGCTCTGTTCTTTGCTTGTGCATAGTAACATGGAACATGAATGGAAAG CTGTCCACCAAAGACTTCATTGAGCTAGTTGGCAAGGAACCGAGGTTTGATCTCTTAGCAATTGGATTACAAGAAGCTCCAAGGCAGAATATTGCTCAACTTTTGCAATCGGCTCTCACTGAAACTCACAG TCTGCTAGGAGAAGCTACTATGCAAtctcttcaattatttttatttggccCCAAAAACTCGGAAATCCACATGAAAG aggtGAAGATTGATAAGCATGCTGTCGGAGGTTATGGTGGCTTGAGAGGGAGAAAAAAGGGGGCTGTAGCCATTTATATCAACTTCAACGGTGTGCGAATGATCTTCGTTTGCTGCCATCTTTCAG CTCATGAACACAAGGTGGAGAAGAGGAACTCGCAATGCAGACACATTTCTGAGAAACTCTTCTCCAAAGACAGAAATCCGTATTCAAGGCCTTCGCATCTTACAGTCTGGCTCGGAGATCTTAATTACAGAATACATGGAATTAGCACACTGCCTGTCAGAAGCTTGATTCAGAGAAACCTCCTCAGT TTGCTCACAAGCAAAGATCAACTGCTACAAGAGGCTGAAAGAGGACAAGTATTCAATGGATTTTGTGAGGGGACCTTATCTTTCAAGCCTACCTACAAATACAATATAGGAAGCAGTGACTATGATACAAGTTACAAG ATCAGAATACCTTCCTGGACGGACAGGATCTTGTTCAAGGTTGATAGCGGAGCGGGAATCGACGCTGTTCTACGTTCATACGAATCAATAGATTGTATTAATAGCTCTGACCACAAACCTGTGAGAGCTCATCTTTGCTTAAAGATGAACAATGTACAGATGCCAGTATAA